The Chanodichthys erythropterus isolate Z2021 chromosome 12, ASM2448905v1, whole genome shotgun sequence genome contains a region encoding:
- the primpol gene encoding DNA-directed primase/polymerase protein isoform X1: protein MTGGKWQERLKSVEQRASSFQSSPLCCPYKPRLSRPWQPSSVWRLFPRQNAAIAFIQQIKQDVHIFSLEKEGSDAGQRIFLVTSYSELWHYYSTHRQSLMHCYEVILEGAVCKLYFDLEFHKASNTHLDGKMMVAKLIQYVCEKLEEVYGLHCSAKDVLNLDSSTSEKFSRHLIFMLPSAAFKDNSHVGRFIHDILHPAINSLQKSNPEAPRENRDDVDGSQVKRRKYEEKDLGFLVVKSKNGQEQLFVDLGVYTKNRNFRLYKSSKLGKNAAFSVAEDNKFVPMASKHTTKEERIFLASLITNISFTGQKILMYDMPQKNTAGSLCSTLQRESHSSDLLGVQKPSPFKEVDEFVLTLVFKEGIQGSIRRWNYFASEQLLVYDIEKFRWCHNVKRFHKSNNIIIVVDLKEEVWYQKCLDPECRRQNYRSSSFPLPQEVCMSHLLMEDEEDQAYLTDELGNIELAKSPVPMTASAAPLSENTEDWGEWPDDPAYLEALQEVERATEEVPDELLLQAVTECE from the exons ATGACAGGAGGAAAATGGCAGGAGAGGCTGAAGTCTGTGGAGCAAAGAGCCTCATCCTTTCAGTCTTCTCCTCTGTGCTGTCCATACAAGCCACGTCTGTCCCGGCCATGGCAGCCCTCGTCTGTCTGGAGACTCTTCCCACGCCAGAATGCAGCCATCGCCTTCATTCAGCAAATAAAACAG GACGTGCACATATTTTCACTTGAGAAAGAAGGCAGTGATGCTGGACAGAGGATTTTCCTAGTGACCAGCTACAGTGAACTTTGGCATTATTACAG CACTCACAGACAGTCTCTGATGCACTGCTATGAGGTCATTCTGGAAGGGGCCGTCTGCAAACTCTACTTTGACTTAGAGTTTCACAAAGCCTCTAACACACACCTGGATGGCAAGATGATGGTGGCAAAACTAATTCAG tatgtgtgtgagaaGCTAGAGGAGGTTTATGGACTACACTGCTCTGCAAAAGACGTCCTTAATCTAGACTCCAGCACGTCTGAGAAGTTTAGTCGCCATCTTATCTTCATGCTTCCCAGTGCTGCATTCAAAGACAACTCCCATGTAG ggcGATTTATTCATGATATCCTACATCCTGCTATAAACAGCCTTCAGAAAAG CAATCCAGAGGCACCAAGAGAGAACAGAGATGATGTGGATGGTTCTCAGGTCAAGAGAAGAAAGTACGAAGAGAAGGATCTTGGCTTTCTAGTAGTCAAGAGCAAAAATGGGCAGGAACAACTTTTTGTTGACCTGG GCGTCTACACCAAGAACAGGAACTTTCGTCTCTACAAGTCCTCCAAACTGGGAAAGAATGCAGCCTTCAGTGTGGCAGAAGACAACAAGTTTGTCCCAATGGCCTCCAAGCACACCACAAAAGAAGAACGCATATTTCTAGCTTCTTTAATCACCAACATCAG TTTCACAGGACAGAAGATTTTGATGTATGATATGCCACAGAAGAATACAGCAGGATCTCTGTGTTCAACCCTGCAGAGAGAGTCACACAGCTCGG ATCTGTTGGGTGTACAGAAGCCGTCTCCTTTTAAAGAGGTGGATGAATTTGTGCTGACACTCGTGTTCAAGGAGGGCATTCAAGGAA GTATCAGGAGATGGAACTACTTTGCATCTGAACAGCTGCTGGTGTATGACATTGAGAAATTCCGCTGGTGCCACAATGTGAAGCGCTTCCACAAGAGCAACAACATCAT AATTGTGGTGGATCTCAAAGAAGAAGTGTGGTATCAGAAATGCCTTGACCCTGAGTGCAGGAGACAGAACTACAGATCCTCCA GCTTCCCACTGCCTCAGGAGGTCTGCATGAGCCACCTACTGATGGAG GATGAAGAGGATCAGGCATATTTAACGGATGAACTGGGGAACATTGAGCTTGCAAAGAGCCCTGTACCCATGACTGCTTCAGCAGCTCCCCTGTCTGAGAACACTGAGGATTGGGGAGAGTGGCCTGATGACCCTGCTTATCTAGAAGCTTTGCAGGAAGTAGAAAGGGCCACTGAAGAGGTACCTGATGAGCTTCTGCTCCAGGCAGTGACTGAGTGTGAATGA
- the primpol gene encoding DNA-directed primase/polymerase protein isoform X2 has product MTGGKWQERLKSVEQRASSFQSSPLCCPYKPRLSRPWQPSSVWRLFPRQNAAIAFIQQIKQDVHIFSLEKEGSDAGQRIFLVTSYSELWHYYSTHRQSLMHCYEVILEGAVCKLYFDLEFHKASNTHLDGKMMVAKLIQYVCEKLEEVYGLHCSAKDVLNLDSSTSEKFSRHLIFMLPSAAFKDNSHVGRFIHDILHPAINSLQKSNPEAPRENRDDVDGSQVKRRKYEEKDLGFLVVKSKNGQEQLFVDLGVYTKNRNFRLYKSSKLGKNAAFSVAEDNNFTGQKILMYDMPQKNTAGSLCSTLQRESHSSDLLGVQKPSPFKEVDEFVLTLVFKEGIQGSIRRWNYFASEQLLVYDIEKFRWCHNVKRFHKSNNIIIVVDLKEEVWYQKCLDPECRRQNYRSSSFPLPQEVCMSHLLMEDEEDQAYLTDELGNIELAKSPVPMTASAAPLSENTEDWGEWPDDPAYLEALQEVERATEEVPDELLLQAVTECE; this is encoded by the exons ATGACAGGAGGAAAATGGCAGGAGAGGCTGAAGTCTGTGGAGCAAAGAGCCTCATCCTTTCAGTCTTCTCCTCTGTGCTGTCCATACAAGCCACGTCTGTCCCGGCCATGGCAGCCCTCGTCTGTCTGGAGACTCTTCCCACGCCAGAATGCAGCCATCGCCTTCATTCAGCAAATAAAACAG GACGTGCACATATTTTCACTTGAGAAAGAAGGCAGTGATGCTGGACAGAGGATTTTCCTAGTGACCAGCTACAGTGAACTTTGGCATTATTACAG CACTCACAGACAGTCTCTGATGCACTGCTATGAGGTCATTCTGGAAGGGGCCGTCTGCAAACTCTACTTTGACTTAGAGTTTCACAAAGCCTCTAACACACACCTGGATGGCAAGATGATGGTGGCAAAACTAATTCAG tatgtgtgtgagaaGCTAGAGGAGGTTTATGGACTACACTGCTCTGCAAAAGACGTCCTTAATCTAGACTCCAGCACGTCTGAGAAGTTTAGTCGCCATCTTATCTTCATGCTTCCCAGTGCTGCATTCAAAGACAACTCCCATGTAG ggcGATTTATTCATGATATCCTACATCCTGCTATAAACAGCCTTCAGAAAAG CAATCCAGAGGCACCAAGAGAGAACAGAGATGATGTGGATGGTTCTCAGGTCAAGAGAAGAAAGTACGAAGAGAAGGATCTTGGCTTTCTAGTAGTCAAGAGCAAAAATGGGCAGGAACAACTTTTTGTTGACCTGG GCGTCTACACCAAGAACAGGAACTTTCGTCTCTACAAGTCCTCCAAACTGGGAAAGAATGCAGCCTTCAGTGTGGCAGAAGACAACAA TTTCACAGGACAGAAGATTTTGATGTATGATATGCCACAGAAGAATACAGCAGGATCTCTGTGTTCAACCCTGCAGAGAGAGTCACACAGCTCGG ATCTGTTGGGTGTACAGAAGCCGTCTCCTTTTAAAGAGGTGGATGAATTTGTGCTGACACTCGTGTTCAAGGAGGGCATTCAAGGAA GTATCAGGAGATGGAACTACTTTGCATCTGAACAGCTGCTGGTGTATGACATTGAGAAATTCCGCTGGTGCCACAATGTGAAGCGCTTCCACAAGAGCAACAACATCAT AATTGTGGTGGATCTCAAAGAAGAAGTGTGGTATCAGAAATGCCTTGACCCTGAGTGCAGGAGACAGAACTACAGATCCTCCA GCTTCCCACTGCCTCAGGAGGTCTGCATGAGCCACCTACTGATGGAG GATGAAGAGGATCAGGCATATTTAACGGATGAACTGGGGAACATTGAGCTTGCAAAGAGCCCTGTACCCATGACTGCTTCAGCAGCTCCCCTGTCTGAGAACACTGAGGATTGGGGAGAGTGGCCTGATGACCCTGCTTATCTAGAAGCTTTGCAGGAAGTAGAAAGGGCCACTGAAGAGGTACCTGATGAGCTTCTGCTCCAGGCAGTGACTGAGTGTGAATGA
- the adamtsl7 gene encoding thrombospondin type-1 domain-containing protein 4, with the protein MTLPLSRSIKGCEGFQVDVCGVCAGDGSSCELFSGTLFLSVLSVGYHKILDIPSGAQRIKIQETQKTRNYLALRTATGESVINGDWVIDRPGHFYAAGTQLTYKRPNEIRSRAGESITAPGPTNQELHLFVIYQQPNPSVYYEYILPKDPITDTYSDAYSYSSVLPLVESHVIFPDPENNDGESSMGSPHPNQVPTDPITPEPVPQYSWVAMTTTPCSATCGTGSRQVLFSCVERATQTTVPGDLCSYTSHSGPQVEECQSQPCPAFWDVGEWSECSKTCGPGFQYRQVICQQTQGHHGNSTVVVATSHCDNTEMPETTTVCQLKICSEWQIRSDWTECSVPCGVGQRRREVVCVDNLGDIVSDEECNMALRPQDLQNCDKGVCASSWFYSLWSERCSADCAEGSRSRSVVCMMSQTNSLPLDNCDEEDKPGELMPCDLGPCTQRLEWYTGAWGQCSSECGNGTQSRGVVCVVQNNGQLQVTSDDRCSHLPRPLSGQTCYLKSCGAQWYMTEWSSCSRSCEGGFRVREVHCLRDDQTTSHDCDPALEPANQEKCNTHTCTPQIDESCRDMYYNCVVVVQAHLCVYSYYRTTCCASCSRVIQRDTLHRIR; encoded by the exons atgacacttcctctctcaagatccataaag GGCTGTGAGGGTTTCCAGGTGGATGTATGTGGTGTGTGCGCAGGAGATGGGAGCTCATGTGAGCTGTTCAGTGGGACACTCTTTCTTTCTGTGCTCTCTGTTGGCTACCACAAGATCCTAGATATCCCCTCTGGAGCTCAGCGAATCAAAATACAGGAAACACAGAAGACCAGGAACTACTTAG CTCTCAGAACAGCGACTGGTGAATCAGTGATAAATGGTGACTGGGTAATCGACAGGCCTGGACATTTCTATGCCGCGGGTACTCAGCTCACATACAAACGGCCCAATGAGATACGCAGCAGAGCGGGAGAATCCATCACTGCTCCTGGACCAACCAATCAGGAGCTGCATCTCTTT GTGATTTACCAACAGCCCAATCCATCCGTGTATTATGAATACATTCTACCCAAAGACCCCATCACTGACACTTATTCAGATGCCTATTCTTACTCTAGTGTACTTCCTCTAG TAGAGAGTCACGTAATATTTCCTGATCCTGAGAATAATGACGGTGAAAGTTCAATGGGCAGCCCTCATCCTAACCAAGTTCCAACGGACCCTATAACACCTGAACCAGTTCCTCAGTACAGCTGGGTTGCCATGACAACAACGCCCTGCAGTGCCACCTGTGGAACAG GAAGTCGTCAAGTTCTGTTCAGCTGTGTGGAAAGGGCAACTCAAACTACTGTACCGGGGGATCTCTGTAGCTACACCAGTCATTCTGGCCCCCAGGTAGAAGAGTGTCAATCACAGCCTTGTCCAGCCTT ttGGGATGTGGGGGAGTGGTCTGAGTGCAGTAAGACCTGTGGTCCAGGTTTCCAGTATCGTCAGGTGATTTGCCAGCAGACGCAGGGACACCATGGCAATAGCACAGTCGTCGTGGCGACCAGCCACTGCGATAACACAGAAATGCCAGAGACGACCACTGTATGCCAACTCAAGATCTGCAGTGAGTGGCAGATCCGCTCAGATTGGACAGAG tgctCGGTGCCATGCGGAGTAGGTCAGCGCAGAAGAGAAGTGGTGTGTGTGGATAACCTGGGTGACATCGTTTCTGATGAAGAATGCAACATGGCCCTTCGCCCACAGGACCTGCAGAACTGTGACAAAGGAGTGTGTGCCAGCAGCTGGTTCTATTCTCTCTGGAGTGAGAGG TGTTCTGCAGACTGTGCGGAAGGAAGTCGCAGCCGGTCAGTGGTGTGTATGATGAGTCAGACAAACTCACTGCCACTGGACAACTGCGATGAGGAGGATAAACCCGGCGAACTCATGCCGTGTGACCTTGGCCCCTGCACACAGCGACTGGAATGGTACACAGGAGCGTGGGGACAG tGCTCATCTGAATGTGGCAATGGTACCCAAAGTCGAGGTGTGGTCTGTGTTGTCCAAAACAACGGCCAATTACAAGTCACCTCAGATGACCGCTGCTCTCATCTGCCCCGTCCTCTGAGTGGACAGACCTGCTATTTGAAGAGTTGTGGTGCGCAGTGGTACATGACAGAGTGGAGCTCG TGTTCTCGTTCTTGCGAGGGAGGCTTTCGAGTGAGGGAGGTACATTGTTTGCGAGATGATCAAACCACAAGCCATGACTGTGATCCTGCCCTTGAACCTGCAAATCAAGAGAAGtgtaacacacacacctgcacaccACAGATTG ATGAGTCCTGCAGAGATATGTACTATAACTGTGTGGTGGTGGTCCAGGCTCATTTGTGTGTGTACTCATACTATCGCACCACATGTTGTGCATCATGCTCTCGGGTCATTCAGAGAGACACACTGCATAGAATCAGGTGA